One Bacillus spongiae DNA window includes the following coding sequences:
- the rpmI gene encoding 50S ribosomal protein L35: protein MPKMKTHRGSAKRFKKTGSGKLKRSHAYTSHLFANKSTKQKRKLRKSAVVSKGDFKRIRHMLDNL, encoded by the coding sequence ATGCCAAAAATGAAAACTCACCGCGGCTCTGCAAAACGTTTCAAAAAGACAGGTTCTGGTAAACTTAAACGTTCTCATGCTTATACAAGCCACTTATTCGCTAACAAATCTACGAAACAAAAGCGTAAGCTACGTAAAAGCGCAGTTGTTTCAAAAGGTGATTTCAAACGCATTCGTCATATGCTAGACAACTTGTAA
- a CDS encoding replication initiation and membrane attachment family protein, translated as MNKHWKELQPVDMYQIKVNGILHEYHRQVLTFLYQPLIGTECYSFYMTLWAEVERQSQLSESNSHYHLMNFLSFNIQEIYEARLKLEGMGLLKTYVNRSDDLRHFIYEIQPPLSPNAFFTDGMLNVYLYRKIGKSHFLKLKDFFSSNSISHNDYIDVTRSFQDIFLSSHTISLLDQEAEQHSQVDDTKELLEEKQNKGLQLDSHHFDMDLLLAGLSESMVPRRAFTHKVKEVIGKLSYLYGINAVQMKNIVLQAMVAEDEIDVDSLRKAARDWFQVQHGEVFPHLAMKVSHKQTVTDPKTQEEKLIYYLENTSPKELLSDLSNGAEPTSGDMKIIEGVIFNQKLPLGVINVLIHYVMLRTDMKLTKGYVEKIASHWARKNITNVKDAMAVAKQEHRQYLDWADGKKEKKTTRKNTIRTEKLPEWFEESSVMKKTEEPNEELYDFEAEKKKLEEKLKKYKK; from the coding sequence ATGAACAAACACTGGAAAGAACTCCAACCAGTGGATATGTATCAAATAAAGGTGAATGGTATTTTGCATGAATATCATCGACAGGTGTTGACGTTTTTATATCAGCCCTTAATCGGGACAGAATGCTACAGTTTTTATATGACATTATGGGCTGAAGTGGAAAGGCAATCACAATTGTCGGAGTCTAACTCACATTATCACCTCATGAATTTTTTATCCTTTAACATTCAGGAAATTTATGAAGCTCGCTTGAAGCTGGAGGGGATGGGGTTGTTGAAAACGTACGTAAATCGCTCTGATGATTTGCGTCATTTCATATATGAAATTCAGCCTCCACTGTCACCAAATGCATTTTTTACTGATGGCATGCTTAATGTTTACTTATATCGGAAAATTGGGAAGTCACATTTTTTAAAGTTGAAGGACTTCTTTTCATCAAATAGTATAAGCCATAATGATTACATTGACGTAACACGTTCGTTTCAAGATATCTTTTTATCGTCTCATACCATTTCATTGCTTGATCAAGAAGCAGAGCAACATAGCCAAGTAGATGATACGAAAGAATTACTTGAAGAAAAGCAAAATAAAGGTTTACAGCTAGATTCCCATCATTTTGATATGGATCTATTATTAGCTGGCTTATCAGAATCTATGGTTCCTAGAAGGGCATTTACACACAAGGTAAAAGAAGTCATAGGAAAGCTCTCTTATTTATATGGCATAAACGCTGTGCAAATGAAGAATATTGTGCTGCAAGCCATGGTTGCAGAGGATGAAATTGATGTTGATTCGCTGCGGAAAGCTGCGCGCGATTGGTTTCAAGTTCAACATGGCGAGGTATTTCCTCATTTAGCAATGAAAGTGAGCCATAAACAAACGGTTACGGATCCGAAAACACAAGAAGAGAAGTTAATCTATTATTTAGAGAATACGTCACCGAAAGAACTACTTTCTGATCTGTCAAACGGGGCAGAACCAACATCAGGTGATATGAAGATAATAGAAGGAGTCATCTTTAATCAAAAATTACCATTAGGGGTAATCAATGTTCTCATTCATTATGTAATGTTGCGCACGGATATGAAGCTAACGAAGGGATACGTTGAGAAAATCGCTTCTCATTGGGCAAGAAAGAACATAACCAACGTCAAAGATGCTATGGCGGTAGCGAAACAAGAGCATCGACAATATCTAGACTGGGCAGATGGTAAAAAAGAGAAGAAGACGACTAGGAAAAATACGATTAGAACTGAAAAATTGCCTGAGTGGTTTGAAGAATCTAGTGTGATGAAAAAAACAGAAGAACCGAATGAAGAACTATATGATTTTGAAGCAGAAAAGAAGAAGTTAGAAGAGAAGCTTAAGAAGTATAAAAAGTAG
- a CDS encoding dUTP diphosphatase, with amino-acid sequence MNIQSLYTMQKSLDTYIEKTQKVEDEDLFSRKLLALLVEVSELANETRCFKFWSQKGPSERSIILEEFVDGVHFILSLGIEIGIEEFTIQTNGTERQLTNQFLNVMNAAHIFGVSRSDEDYSTLIHHYFYLGQLLGFSERDIVQAYHKKNEVNYQRQQEGY; translated from the coding sequence ATGAATATCCAATCACTATATACGATGCAAAAGTCATTAGATACTTATATAGAAAAAACACAAAAGGTCGAGGATGAAGATCTCTTTTCTCGCAAGCTACTTGCATTATTAGTTGAAGTAAGCGAGCTTGCAAATGAAACACGATGTTTTAAATTTTGGAGTCAAAAAGGACCCTCTGAACGAAGTATTATTTTAGAGGAGTTTGTCGATGGTGTGCATTTTATTTTATCGCTAGGAATTGAGATTGGAATCGAGGAGTTTACCATTCAGACAAACGGAACGGAACGACAATTAACAAATCAATTTTTGAATGTGATGAATGCCGCTCATATATTTGGAGTTTCCCGATCTGATGAAGATTACAGTACTCTTATTCATCACTATTTTTATCTTGGTCAGTTATTAGGTTTCTCCGAAAGAGATATTGTACAAGCCTATCACAAGAAAAATGAAGTGAATTATCAAAGACAACAAGAAGGATATTAG
- the dnaI gene encoding primosomal protein DnaI, producing MEPINKTLKKIASSPKFQQTYNEMKNEILSDENVQRFLQQHSAELASNSIETGLMKLYEYSSQKKQCKGCPSLEGCRNMMKGFEPELFMRGSVIDINYRPCPSKILHDERSYLEELIQSIYVPKDILHATFADIALDTPSRMRAVKASEEFVEAYSADKKVKGLYLFGKFGVGKSYLLGAIANGLAEKKVPSLIVYVPEFFREMKQSLQDKSLNDKLKKIKTAPVLMLDDIGAESMSSWIRDDVLGTILQYRMLEDLPTFFSSNFDFEGLLHHLTYSQRGEEEKMKAARIMERMKYLATPINLDGPNRRDL from the coding sequence ATGGAACCAATCAATAAAACGCTAAAAAAAATAGCATCATCGCCAAAATTTCAACAAACATACAATGAAATGAAAAATGAAATTTTATCAGATGAGAATGTCCAGCGCTTTCTTCAGCAACATTCAGCAGAATTAGCTTCTAACTCTATTGAAACAGGCTTGATGAAGTTATATGAATACAGCTCACAAAAAAAGCAATGTAAAGGATGTCCTAGCCTAGAGGGTTGTAGGAACATGATGAAAGGCTTTGAACCAGAGTTGTTTATGAGAGGAAGTGTGATTGATATTAACTATCGACCATGTCCTAGTAAAATCCTTCATGATGAACGTAGTTATCTAGAAGAGTTGATTCAAAGTATATATGTTCCAAAAGATATATTACATGCGACATTTGCTGATATTGCACTTGATACGCCTTCCCGTATGAGAGCGGTGAAAGCCTCGGAAGAGTTTGTAGAAGCTTATTCTGCTGATAAGAAAGTGAAGGGTTTATACTTGTTTGGAAAATTTGGTGTGGGAAAATCGTATTTATTAGGAGCAATTGCGAATGGATTAGCAGAAAAGAAAGTTCCTTCTTTGATCGTCTATGTGCCGGAATTTTTCCGCGAAATGAAGCAATCCTTACAAGATAAAAGCTTAAATGATAAATTGAAGAAAATTAAAACAGCTCCTGTTTTAATGCTTGATGATATAGGAGCAGAATCGATGTCTAGTTGGATTCGTGATGATGTTTTAGGGACGATTTTACAGTATCGAATGCTCGAAGATCTACCGACTTTCTTTTCTTCAAACTTTGATTTTGAAGGCCTTCTACACCACCTAACATACTCGCAAAGAGGCGAGGAAGAAAAAATGAAGGCAGCTCGTATAATGGAACGAATGAAATATTTAGCAACCCCAATTAATTTGGACGGTCCGAATCGTCGTGATTTATAG
- a CDS encoding RNA methyltransferase, giving the protein MKVVESVKNPKVKQWKKLLTRKERDKTGMFIVEGFHLVEEALKEQGQALEIMMSEDITLPTNWNVDNISITRLSREVAKAISDTENEQGIFAVCVQQQAEDKFEGTSFLLLDSVQDPGNLGTMIRTADAAGMDAVILGDGTVDPYNPKVIRSAQGSHFHLPIYRQNLNDTLTTLQQQGVKVYGTALENGVDYSTVTINEPFAIVVGNEGSGITKELLARTDQNLYIPIHGKSESLNVAVAAGILMYYGRIGK; this is encoded by the coding sequence TTGAAAGTTGTGGAATCTGTTAAAAATCCAAAAGTGAAACAATGGAAAAAATTACTAACAAGAAAAGAACGAGACAAAACCGGTATGTTTATCGTGGAAGGGTTTCATTTAGTAGAAGAAGCATTGAAGGAACAAGGTCAAGCTCTTGAAATTATGATGAGTGAAGACATTACACTACCTACTAATTGGAATGTGGATAACATTTCTATAACTCGCTTATCCAGGGAGGTGGCAAAGGCCATATCGGATACGGAGAACGAACAAGGGATTTTTGCTGTCTGCGTCCAACAACAGGCTGAAGATAAGTTTGAAGGAACCTCTTTTTTACTTCTTGATTCCGTACAAGATCCTGGGAATCTCGGCACGATGATTCGGACGGCAGACGCTGCTGGAATGGATGCTGTCATTCTTGGGGATGGAACGGTTGATCCATATAATCCAAAAGTAATTCGTTCTGCTCAAGGCAGCCATTTTCACCTTCCTATATATCGTCAAAACTTAAACGATACGCTTACTACCCTGCAACAACAAGGTGTGAAGGTATATGGGACAGCGCTTGAAAATGGGGTGGATTATTCAACCGTAACAATAAACGAGCCATTTGCAATTGTAGTTGGGAATGAAGGAAGTGGTATAACAAAGGAGTTATTAGCTAGAACCGATCAAAATCTTTACATACCAATACATGGGAAGAGTGAATCCTTAAATGTAGCGGTAGCAGCTGGAATATTAATGTATTATGGTCGAATTGGAAAATAA
- the thrS gene encoding threonine--tRNA ligase: MSDFVKIAFPDGAVKEYPKGISTEDIAASISPGLKKKSIAGKLNNELIDLRTPIQTDGSIEIVTVGSEDALEVLRHSTAHLMAQAIKRLFGNVQLGVGPVIEGGFYYDIDAEETLTSDDLEKIEKEMKKIVNENLEIVREEVSRDEAKAMFEGINDQYKLELLEAIPADEEVSIYKQGEFFDLCRGIHVPSTGKIKEFKLLSLAGAYWRGDSNNQMLQRIYGTAFFKKEELKEHLRLLEEAKERDHRKLGKELNLFTNSQKVGQGFPLWLPKGATVRRMIERYIVDKEERLGYDHVYTPVLGSVELYKTSGHWDHYQENMFPVMDMDNEQLVLRPMNCPHHMMIYKNGIHSYRELPIRIAELGTMHRYEMSGALSGLQRVRGMTLNDAHLFVRPDQIKEEFKRVVLLIMEVYKDFDLNDYSFRLSYRDPEDKEKYFDDDDMWNKAQAMLKEAMDELDLQYFEADGEAAFYGPKLDVQVKTALGKEETLSTVQLDFLLPERFDLTYVGEDGKHHRPVVIHRGVVSTMERFVAFLIEEYKGAFPTWLAPVQVQVIPVSPEVHFEYAKEVQEQLQAQGIRAELDSRDEKIGYKIREAQVQKVPYMLVVGDNEIQDKAVNVRKYGEKKSETVPLDSFIKNITTEVAK, from the coding sequence ATGTCAGATTTCGTGAAAATTGCATTTCCTGACGGAGCCGTTAAGGAGTATCCGAAAGGTATATCAACTGAAGACATTGCGGCTTCAATTAGCCCAGGGTTAAAAAAGAAGTCGATTGCAGGTAAACTAAACAATGAATTAATTGATTTGCGCACACCGATTCAAACAGATGGGTCAATTGAAATTGTAACAGTTGGATCAGAAGATGCGTTAGAAGTGCTACGTCATAGTACAGCTCACTTAATGGCACAGGCGATTAAACGCTTATTCGGAAACGTTCAACTAGGTGTTGGTCCAGTAATTGAAGGGGGTTTCTATTATGATATTGATGCAGAAGAAACCTTAACAAGTGATGATTTAGAAAAAATAGAAAAAGAAATGAAAAAAATTGTAAACGAAAACCTTGAAATCGTTCGTGAAGAGGTTTCACGCGATGAAGCAAAAGCGATGTTTGAAGGAATCAATGATCAATATAAGCTTGAGCTATTAGAAGCAATCCCAGCTGATGAAGAGGTTTCAATTTATAAGCAAGGAGAGTTCTTCGATTTATGTCGTGGAATTCACGTTCCATCAACTGGTAAAATTAAGGAATTTAAACTGTTAAGTCTTGCAGGTGCATACTGGCGTGGCGATAGTAATAATCAAATGCTACAACGTATTTATGGCACAGCCTTTTTCAAGAAGGAAGAATTAAAAGAGCATTTGCGCCTTCTAGAAGAAGCAAAAGAACGAGATCACCGCAAGCTTGGAAAAGAGTTAAATCTGTTTACCAATTCTCAAAAAGTAGGACAGGGCTTTCCACTTTGGTTACCTAAAGGAGCAACCGTCCGTCGTATGATCGAACGTTATATCGTCGATAAAGAAGAAAGGCTTGGCTATGACCATGTCTATACTCCTGTCCTTGGAAGTGTGGAACTTTATAAAACGAGTGGGCATTGGGATCATTATCAAGAAAATATGTTTCCTGTAATGGATATGGATAATGAGCAACTTGTGCTACGCCCAATGAACTGTCCTCATCACATGATGATCTATAAAAATGGCATTCACAGTTATCGTGAATTACCTATAAGGATTGCAGAATTAGGAACAATGCACCGCTATGAAATGTCTGGAGCACTCTCTGGTTTGCAGCGTGTACGTGGTATGACATTAAATGATGCTCACCTCTTTGTACGCCCAGATCAAATTAAGGAAGAATTCAAACGGGTCGTCCTATTAATTATGGAAGTATATAAAGATTTTGATTTAAATGATTACTCTTTCCGTCTTTCTTATCGTGATCCTGAAGACAAAGAAAAATATTTTGATGATGATGACATGTGGAATAAAGCGCAAGCGATGCTTAAGGAAGCGATGGATGAGCTTGACCTTCAGTACTTTGAAGCGGATGGAGAAGCAGCATTCTATGGCCCTAAACTTGATGTTCAAGTAAAAACGGCTCTCGGAAAAGAAGAAACTTTATCCACTGTCCAACTAGATTTCTTATTGCCGGAACGCTTTGATTTAACATACGTAGGTGAAGATGGAAAGCACCATCGCCCTGTTGTTATTCACCGTGGGGTTGTCTCTACAATGGAACGTTTTGTCGCCTTCCTCATTGAAGAATACAAAGGCGCTTTCCCAACTTGGTTAGCACCTGTTCAAGTACAAGTAATTCCTGTATCTCCAGAAGTTCATTTCGAGTATGCAAAAGAAGTTCAGGAACAGCTACAGGCTCAAGGAATACGTGCAGAATTGGATAGCCGTGATGAAAAAATTGGCTATAAAATTCGCGAAGCGCAAGTTCAAAAAGTTCCTTATATGCTCGTTGTAGGCGATAATGAAATTCAAGATAAAGCGGTAAATGTTCGTAAATATGGTGAGAAAAAATCAGAAACAGTACCATTAGATAGCTTTATCAAAAACATTACGACTGAGGTTGCAAAATAA
- a CDS encoding M42 family metallopeptidase translates to MKNLDATLTMLKDLTDARGVPGNESEVRKVMKEYIEPYADEITTDGLGSLIAKKVGDEKGPKIMVAGHLDEVGFMVTRIDDKGFLRFQTVGGWWSQVMLAQRVTIVTRKGDVTGVIGSKPPHILPPEARKKPVDIKDMFIDIGASSKEEAMEWGILPGDMVVPYFEFTVMNNEKMLLAKAWDNRIGCAIAIDVLKNLKGEEHPNVVYGVGTVQEEVGLRGARTSAQTIKPDIAFAVDVGIAGDTPGISKKDASSKMGDGPQIILYDASMVSHKGLRDFVTNTADELEIPYQFDAIAGGGTDSGAIHLTANGVPALSITIATRYIHSHAAMLHRDDYENAVKLITEVIKRLDKDTVANITFD, encoded by the coding sequence TTGAAGAATTTAGACGCAACATTAACTATGTTAAAGGATTTAACCGATGCAAGAGGGGTTCCGGGTAACGAGAGCGAAGTTCGAAAAGTAATGAAAGAATACATTGAACCATATGCTGACGAGATTACAACAGATGGGTTAGGAAGTTTAATTGCGAAAAAAGTTGGCGATGAAAAGGGCCCGAAGATTATGGTTGCGGGACACTTAGATGAAGTGGGATTTATGGTTACTCGGATTGACGACAAAGGATTTTTACGCTTCCAAACAGTAGGAGGCTGGTGGTCTCAAGTCATGCTTGCACAACGTGTAACGATTGTCACAAGAAAAGGGGACGTAACAGGGGTAATTGGCTCAAAACCACCTCATATATTACCCCCAGAAGCTCGTAAAAAGCCAGTCGATATAAAAGATATGTTTATTGATATTGGTGCTTCAAGTAAAGAAGAAGCGATGGAGTGGGGTATTCTTCCAGGAGATATGGTTGTTCCTTATTTTGAGTTTACAGTCATGAATAATGAAAAAATGTTACTTGCTAAAGCGTGGGATAATCGTATTGGCTGCGCGATTGCCATTGATGTACTTAAAAACTTAAAAGGGGAAGAGCACCCGAATGTTGTTTACGGTGTAGGTACAGTTCAAGAGGAAGTAGGCTTGCGCGGAGCTCGTACTTCAGCTCAAACGATTAAACCAGATATTGCCTTTGCAGTGGACGTAGGAATTGCAGGGGATACACCTGGAATTTCCAAAAAGGATGCTTCTAGCAAGATGGGGGATGGACCGCAAATTATCCTTTATGATGCATCAATGGTTTCGCACAAAGGACTTCGCGATTTTGTAACAAATACGGCAGATGAATTAGAAATCCCATACCAATTTGATGCAATAGCGGGTGGAGGAACTGATTCAGGTGCGATTCATTTAACAGCAAATGGTGTCCCTGCGTTATCGATTACCATCGCCACACGCTATATTCATTCTCATGCAGCTATGCTTCATCGTGATGATTATGAAAATGCTGTTAAGCTAATTACGGAAGTAATTAAACGTCTTGATAAAGATACAGTAGCTAATATTACATTTGATTAA
- a CDS encoding putative sporulation protein YtxC, giving the protein MFEILFKQESDGEYLQQCLKMHGISSGLHKTTFQNQLFYQVSFKEAVMGKIQDVVKELIINKKRKEWASYYLFDYFYYDDEGEHEHVLQIVLEMFLGEREELVSLLNQWDEDSFIQGAIEGLIGGNGPISFDSFVKFRLKEYQNRIIQYVEIAIDEYKMEQDYQMFIQTLREYIFEKEGKIKSVHVYLLDHKSIFYSDELKEMKRDELISKLDKRLFINHPLYIDSVTIAPLLSLAPKKIYLYTSKEENGLVRTIKNIFEERVEILPGPYLLEKLKESTKDVVNE; this is encoded by the coding sequence ATGTTTGAAATTCTCTTCAAACAAGAAAGTGATGGAGAGTATCTTCAGCAATGCTTAAAAATGCACGGAATATCTTCTGGGCTACATAAAACCACCTTTCAAAATCAATTGTTTTATCAAGTATCTTTCAAAGAAGCAGTGATGGGAAAAATACAAGATGTAGTAAAAGAACTAATTATAAATAAAAAGCGAAAAGAATGGGCTTCTTACTATTTATTTGATTATTTTTATTATGATGATGAAGGTGAACACGAGCATGTATTGCAAATTGTTTTAGAGATGTTCTTAGGTGAGAGAGAAGAGCTTGTGTCTTTATTAAACCAGTGGGATGAGGATAGTTTTATTCAAGGTGCAATTGAGGGGTTGATAGGAGGAAATGGACCTATATCGTTCGATTCTTTTGTGAAGTTTCGTTTAAAGGAATACCAAAATCGGATTATTCAATATGTAGAGATAGCTATTGATGAATACAAAATGGAGCAAGACTACCAAATGTTTATTCAAACTCTACGTGAATACATTTTTGAAAAAGAAGGTAAAATCAAAAGTGTACATGTATATCTTTTAGATCATAAGTCAATTTTTTATTCGGATGAACTGAAAGAAATGAAACGAGATGAACTTATTTCCAAGCTAGATAAAAGGTTGTTTATTAACCATCCGTTATATATTGATTCAGTCACTATCGCACCTTTACTTTCTTTAGCGCCGAAAAAGATATATCTATATACGAGTAAAGAGGAAAATGGATTAGTTCGAACGATAAAAAATATTTTTGAAGAAAGGGTCGAGATATTACCTGGACCATATTTACTTGAAAAATTAAAGGAGTCAACAAAAGATGTAGTAAATGAGTAA
- a CDS encoding DUF1294 domain-containing protein: protein MLILMRMDKRRAQKGANRIREKTLWKGSFLGGGLGAFVGMKTYRHKTKHKSFSWGLPILTIFQLMLFSFLFILLS, encoded by the coding sequence ATGCTTATTTTAATGAGAATGGATAAGAGACGTGCACAAAAGGGTGCCAATCGAATTAGGGAAAAGACATTATGGAAAGGGAGTTTCCTTGGTGGCGGCTTGGGAGCTTTTGTTGGGATGAAAACATACAGACATAAAACTAAACATAAGTCTTTTTCATGGGGGCTCCCAATATTGACGATTTTTCAGCTTATGCTTTTTAGTTTCCTGTTCATATTGTTATCATAG
- a CDS encoding TVP38/TMEM64 family protein, protein MDSKTMLLFSFVETWGILAPLAFILFHVLRQFLFIPVILVCMAGGVLFGSLLGTLYSIIGLTLLSSLFFIGIHKFPKFYEKLLLMKNKWFGPHARLTVGQITVLRLIPFVHYQLLNVCLMERRKGFKEYVKSSFLTNLPLAFFYTVFGEFISEFTPSMIVLILLALGVLLYVLREKVTVMKWKEFFQPMN, encoded by the coding sequence ATGGATAGTAAGACGATGTTACTATTCTCTTTTGTAGAAACCTGGGGAATCCTTGCACCATTAGCCTTTATTCTTTTTCATGTTCTTCGTCAATTTCTGTTCATACCTGTTATTTTAGTTTGTATGGCAGGTGGCGTTCTATTTGGAAGTTTACTCGGTACTTTGTATTCCATTATTGGCTTAACGTTATTATCTAGTTTATTTTTTATAGGTATTCATAAATTTCCGAAGTTTTATGAAAAGCTTCTTTTAATGAAAAATAAATGGTTTGGGCCGCATGCTCGTTTAACCGTTGGACAAATCACTGTTCTTCGACTTATTCCCTTTGTTCATTACCAGCTGTTAAATGTATGTTTAATGGAACGAAGAAAAGGTTTTAAAGAGTACGTTAAGAGCTCGTTTCTTACGAATTTACCATTGGCATTTTTCTATACTGTTTTTGGAGAATTTATCTCTGAGTTCACGCCATCGATGATAGTTCTAATCTTGCTTGCATTAGGTGTCTTATTATATGTTCTGAGAGAAAAGGTAACGGTAATGAAATGGAAGGAATTTTTTCAACCAATGAACTAA
- the rplT gene encoding 50S ribosomal protein L20 — translation MPRVKGGTVTRRRRKKVIKLAKGYFGSKHTLYKVANQQVMKSYMYAYRDRRQKKRDFRKLWITRINAASRMNGLSYSRLMHGLKLAGIEVNRKMLAELAISDEKAFAQLADAAKAQLNK, via the coding sequence ATGCCACGCGTAAAAGGCGGAACAGTTACACGCAGACGTCGTAAAAAAGTTATTAAATTAGCTAAAGGTTATTTCGGTTCTAAACACACTTTATATAAAGTTGCCAATCAACAAGTAATGAAATCTTACATGTATGCTTACCGCGATCGTCGCCAGAAAAAGCGCGACTTCCGTAAGTTATGGATTACTCGTATCAATGCAGCATCTCGTATGAATGGTCTTTCTTACAGCCGTTTAATGCACGGACTAAAGCTTGCTGGTATTGAAGTAAACCGCAAGATGCTTGCTGAGCTTGCTATTTCTGATGAAAAAGCATTTGCTCAATTAGCTGATGCTGCAAAAGCTCAACTAAACAAGTAA
- the infC gene encoding translation initiation factor IF-3 has product MISKDMMVNDGIRAREVRLIGQNGDQLGIKSKRDALEIAERANLDLVLVAPNAKPPVARIMDYGKFKFEQQKKDKEARKNQKVINLKEVRLSPTIDEHDFNTKLRNARKFLEKGDKVKASIRFKGRAITHKEIGQRVLDRFAEACKDVATIESKPKMDGRSMFLLLAPINEK; this is encoded by the coding sequence ATTATTAGCAAAGATATGATGGTAAACGATGGCATTCGTGCCCGTGAAGTTCGTCTTATTGGTCAAAATGGTGACCAGCTTGGAATTAAATCTAAGCGTGACGCTCTCGAAATTGCTGAACGTGCAAATTTGGATCTTGTATTAGTTGCACCAAACGCGAAACCACCAGTAGCTCGTATCATGGACTACGGTAAATTTAAGTTTGAACAACAAAAGAAAGACAAAGAAGCTCGTAAAAATCAAAAGGTTATTAACCTTAAAGAAGTGCGTCTAAGCCCAACGATTGATGAACATGACTTTAACACGAAGCTTCGTAACGCTCGTAAGTTCCTTGAAAAAGGGGACAAGGTTAAAGCATCAATTCGATTTAAAGGTCGTGCAATCACTCATAAAGAAATTGGTCAACGAGTTCTTGACCGTTTTGCTGAGGCTTGTAAGGATGTTGCAACTATTGAATCCAAACCAAAAATGGATGGACGCAGCATGTTCTTACTCTTAGCACCTATTAACGAAAAGTAA
- the sspI gene encoding small acid-soluble spore protein SspI: MGLNLRNAIIHNVSGNSQEEFKDTIVDAIQSGEEKMLPGLGVLFEVYWQNASPQEQSVVLEKLENVLK, translated from the coding sequence ATGGGCTTAAACCTTCGTAATGCCATCATTCACAATGTATCAGGAAATTCGCAAGAAGAATTCAAAGATACGATTGTAGATGCCATTCAAAGTGGAGAAGAAAAAATGCTTCCAGGGCTAGGGGTACTGTTTGAAGTGTACTGGCAAAATGCTTCTCCACAAGAACAGTCAGTCGTATTAGAAAAACTAGAAAATGTGCTTAAATAA